A single Stigmatella aurantiaca DNA region contains:
- a CDS encoding UvrD-helicase domain-containing protein yields MSTASSLALEQNLALMAGAGAGKTYSLVTMVLHLLAGAREAGPALRPARLCMLTFTDKAAAEMRSRTRARLDALAQAEAKEPELRASLERLSRPFPTQDTWRALREELGAATVGTFHSLCGQLLRRAPAGLGIDPAFEVLDELEASSLVQDVCERVVLDALEKGSPEVSELCQELTFSGSGFSEGLVSSLRQVYAKLREEGLRAETAPISRIEEARAALEALFGEGLKHCASARELDAKGEWRLLREACERALEGMTPENFSEADRLPALKAAFLADGRNFARLSKGAASPIRALYWLVFGKSDGSVLRFEDAFAAWRTVPFESTFRALLGQVEVRHETEFSRRNVFDFTALLVKARDLLRDHPTFRRQVQERMGALLVDEFQDTNRLQLDLVLLLSEQRDGGPRTVRPDEDLRAALPLEPAFLCAVGDRKQSIYEFRGADVSVFAALAEKIVAEGGQKGFLQHNRRSVPALLDFFNRAFAGVLVAGQPPRPYEVAYVSEEDDLSPVRPEFSPEPAVERLLIGEAETASGARELDADAVARRLRLLLAPGAPPCVAHEDGQRLRLARGGDVAILLRTFTHLEVYRQALIRHGVPHRVLRGRGFYGAQEVLDLASLLALLADPEDALALAAVLRSPLVGLSDAALFRLSGEKGLTLAGVEQKDLATCELEPSERLRLERFLTALPSLRRERDRLGVKALLQVAMDVTGYREAMAGTPYAEQASANIDKLLALAGRRDERGTGGCVAFARELRMLVESDPTEAQADLLDAGDPRAVQLLTIHRAKGLEWPIVVVPGLGGKRRSESGRIHFERTHGLVLRPWLQDSLESFSSTRFEAVKDELDTRGLAEYRRLLYVALTRARDLLLLSGTAEKRVPLSWWTMLDGRLGSDAALRARVRDIEVAALPPPADPLPPGADEVAEAEARVEAAIQRVRGGAALEPVSAVASAEALQDFMICPRRYRYIHQLGLSGQRPWELPAKRRPLWVEADAWGHAPDASQMGAVLLRELDFRWATAPTPERRAHLEALLQAWGHLPDGEGMEAVLAMTERFLDTPFARLLAASPPSHLHRGLTFSLALSLPGAKGQVAVEGELDLLWETPEGEAWVVAYRRGKRHPLGPVAFAHELVVQGLAAKRLVQDGVTVRAGVAFLGEPSPEPEFLTLPGGLTEAAEPLEQAVRALVRSGMQDEWPSREAAACQALHCGFAEHCHPSPRAC; encoded by the coding sequence TTGAGCACCGCGTCTTCCCTGGCCCTGGAGCAGAACCTCGCGCTGATGGCGGGCGCGGGCGCGGGCAAGACATACAGCCTGGTGACGATGGTGCTGCACCTGCTGGCGGGCGCGCGGGAAGCGGGCCCGGCGCTGCGGCCCGCGAGGCTGTGCATGTTGACCTTCACCGACAAGGCGGCGGCGGAGATGCGCTCGCGCACCCGCGCGCGCCTGGACGCGCTCGCCCAGGCGGAGGCGAAGGAGCCGGAGCTGCGCGCCTCGCTGGAGCGGCTGAGCCGCCCCTTTCCCACGCAGGACACCTGGCGGGCCCTGCGCGAGGAGCTGGGCGCGGCCACGGTGGGCACCTTCCACTCGCTTTGTGGACAGCTCCTGCGCCGCGCGCCCGCGGGCCTGGGGATTGATCCGGCCTTCGAGGTGCTCGACGAGCTGGAGGCGAGCAGCCTTGTGCAGGACGTGTGCGAGCGCGTGGTGCTGGACGCGCTGGAGAAGGGCAGCCCCGAGGTGAGCGAGCTGTGCCAGGAGCTGACCTTCTCGGGCTCCGGGTTCTCCGAGGGCCTCGTGAGCTCGCTGCGGCAGGTCTACGCCAAGCTGCGCGAGGAGGGGCTCCGGGCGGAGACCGCGCCCATCTCACGCATCGAGGAGGCCCGTGCCGCGCTGGAAGCGCTCTTCGGCGAGGGCTTGAAGCACTGTGCCTCGGCGAGGGAGCTGGATGCGAAGGGCGAGTGGCGCCTGCTGCGCGAGGCCTGCGAGCGCGCGCTGGAGGGGATGACGCCGGAGAACTTCTCCGAAGCGGACCGGCTGCCCGCGCTCAAGGCCGCGTTCCTGGCGGATGGCCGCAACTTCGCGCGGTTGAGCAAGGGCGCGGCGAGCCCCATCCGGGCGCTGTACTGGCTCGTGTTCGGCAAGAGTGATGGCTCGGTGCTGCGGTTCGAGGACGCGTTCGCGGCTTGGCGCACGGTGCCGTTCGAGAGCACCTTCCGTGCGCTGCTCGGCCAGGTCGAGGTGCGCCACGAGACCGAGTTCTCCCGGCGCAACGTCTTCGACTTCACCGCCTTGCTGGTGAAGGCGCGGGACTTGTTGAGGGACCACCCCACCTTCCGCCGCCAGGTGCAGGAGCGGATGGGGGCGCTGCTGGTGGACGAGTTCCAGGACACTAACCGGCTCCAGCTCGATCTGGTGCTGCTGCTGTCGGAGCAACGGGACGGAGGCCCCCGGACGGTGCGTCCGGACGAGGACCTGCGCGCCGCGCTCCCGCTGGAGCCCGCGTTCCTGTGCGCGGTGGGCGACCGCAAGCAGTCCATCTACGAGTTCCGGGGCGCGGACGTCTCCGTCTTCGCGGCGCTGGCGGAGAAGATTGTCGCCGAGGGAGGCCAGAAGGGCTTTCTCCAGCACAACCGCCGCTCGGTGCCGGCGCTGCTCGACTTCTTCAACCGGGCCTTCGCGGGGGTGCTGGTGGCGGGCCAGCCCCCACGCCCGTACGAGGTGGCGTACGTCTCCGAGGAGGACGATCTGTCGCCGGTGCGCCCGGAGTTCTCCCCGGAGCCCGCGGTGGAGCGGCTGCTCATCGGAGAGGCGGAGACCGCGTCGGGCGCGCGCGAGCTGGACGCCGACGCGGTGGCCCGGCGGCTGCGCCTGCTGCTGGCGCCGGGCGCACCCCCGTGTGTGGCCCACGAGGACGGCCAGCGCCTGCGCCTCGCGCGCGGCGGCGACGTGGCCATCCTCCTGCGAACCTTCACCCACCTGGAGGTGTACCGCCAGGCGCTCATCCGCCATGGCGTGCCGCACCGGGTGCTGCGGGGACGCGGCTTCTATGGGGCCCAGGAGGTGCTGGATCTGGCCTCGTTGCTGGCGCTCCTGGCGGATCCGGAGGACGCGCTCGCGCTGGCGGCGGTGCTGCGCTCGCCCCTGGTGGGGCTGTCGGATGCCGCGCTTTTCCGGCTGTCGGGGGAGAAGGGCCTGACGCTGGCGGGCGTGGAGCAGAAGGACCTCGCCACGTGCGAGCTGGAGCCCAGCGAGCGGCTGCGGCTGGAGCGCTTCCTGACGGCGCTTCCCTCGCTGCGGCGGGAGCGGGACCGGCTGGGCGTGAAGGCCTTGCTTCAGGTGGCCATGGACGTCACGGGCTACCGCGAGGCCATGGCGGGAACCCCGTACGCGGAGCAGGCCAGCGCCAACATCGACAAACTGCTGGCGCTCGCGGGCCGGCGCGACGAGCGCGGCACGGGCGGGTGCGTGGCGTTCGCCCGGGAGCTGCGCATGCTCGTCGAGTCGGATCCGACCGAGGCGCAAGCGGACCTGCTGGACGCGGGAGACCCGCGCGCGGTGCAACTGCTCACCATCCACCGGGCGAAGGGCCTGGAGTGGCCCATCGTCGTGGTGCCAGGGCTGGGCGGCAAGCGGCGCTCCGAGAGCGGACGGATCCACTTCGAGCGGACGCACGGCCTGGTCTTGCGGCCATGGCTGCAGGACTCCCTGGAGAGCTTCAGCTCCACCCGCTTCGAGGCGGTGAAGGACGAGCTGGATACGCGAGGGCTGGCCGAGTACCGGCGCTTGCTCTACGTGGCGCTCACGCGTGCGAGGGACCTGCTGCTGCTCTCGGGCACGGCGGAGAAGCGCGTGCCCTTGTCCTGGTGGACGATGCTCGATGGGCGCCTGGGCTCGGACGCGGCGCTGCGGGCCCGGGTGCGGGACATCGAGGTGGCGGCCCTGCCACCACCCGCGGATCCGCTGCCGCCGGGCGCGGACGAAGTCGCGGAAGCCGAGGCGCGGGTGGAGGCGGCCATCCAGCGGGTGCGCGGTGGGGCGGCCCTGGAGCCGGTGTCCGCCGTGGCCTCGGCCGAGGCGCTCCAGGACTTCATGATCTGCCCGAGGCGCTACCGCTACATCCACCAGCTCGGCTTGAGCGGCCAGCGCCCGTGGGAGCTGCCGGCGAAGCGCCGCCCCCTGTGGGTCGAGGCCGATGCCTGGGGGCACGCCCCGGACGCCTCCCAGATGGGGGCCGTGCTGCTCCGGGAGCTGGACTTCCGCTGGGCCACCGCGCCCACGCCGGAGCGCCGGGCACACCTGGAGGCCCTCCTTCAGGCGTGGGGCCACCTGCCAGACGGGGAGGGGATGGAGGCGGTCCTGGCGATGACCGAGCGCTTCCTGGACACCCCCTTTGCCCGGCTCCTGGCCGCAAGCCCTCCGTCGCACCTGCACCGGGGCCTGACCTTCTCGCTGGCGTTGTCCCTGCCGGGGGCGAAGGGCCAGGTGGCCGTGGAGGGCGAGCTGGACCTGCTCTGGGAGACGCCCGAGGGGGAGGCGTGGGTGGTGGCCTACCGGCGGGGCAAACGTCACCCCCTGGGTCCGGTGGCCTTCGCGCACGAGCTGGTGGTGCAGGGGCTGGCGGCGAAGCGCCTGGTCCAGGACGGGGTGACGGTCCGGGCCGGGGTGGCCTTCCTCGGGGAGCCCTCGCCGGAGCCGGAGTTCCTCACCCTGCCGGGGGGGTTGACGGAGGCCGCCGAGCCGCTGGAGCAGGCGGTGCGGGCCCTGGTCCGCTCCGGCAT